The Bosea beijingensis genome contains the following window.
ACGCATTTGATGCCGACCCAGACCGAGGCGAAGCGCGAGAGCGCGATGCCGTGCAGCCCGTAATCGATGATCTCCTGCACGCCGGCCGGGTTGAGGATCGGCATCATCCGGTCGACCAGAACAAATTCGGTCTGGTGGGCGTTGGTCGAGGATTCCGCAGTGTGGTCGTCGCCCATCAGGCAGATGACGCCGCCCTTCGGGTCGGTGCCGGCCATGTTGCCGTGGCGGAAGACGTCGCCGGAGCGGTCGACGCCCGGCCCCTTGCCGTACCAGAGCGCGAAAACGCCATCGTGCTTGCCTTCGCCGCTCAAGCCCGCCTGCTGCGTGCCCCAGATCGCGGTCGCGGCGAGGTCCTCGTTGAGCCCCGGCTGGAAGACGATGTTCGCGGCCTTGAGGGGCTTGGACGCCCGCATCAACTGCTGGTCGAGCCCGCCGAGCGGCGAGCCGCGATAACCGGAGACGAAGCCGGCCGTGTCGAGCCCAGCCTGCCGGTCGCGCTCGCGCTGCATCAGCAGCATGCGGGCGACGGCCTGCGTGCCGGTGAGGAAGACCTCGCGCTTGTCGAGATCGTATTTGTCGTCGAGCGCGACGTTCCGCAGCGCTCCCGCCTCGGTGTCGGATTTCCGTGGTGTCTCGGCCATGTTCGGCCTCCCGGATCGTCGTTCCCGCCGACGGGCCGGTGGTCCCGGCCTCATGCTTCGCCGTCTCCGCGGCAAATATGTCAGTGATGCTGACATATCGTCCGGAGGCGGTCAATTGATCTGGTATCATTCCAGTTTTCGAGGCCGGGTCCAGAGTTTTACGGGCGCGGCCGATGCGCGCCGTGCGGGAGGCGCCGCGATTTGGCCCTGTTTGGCGGGGATGGCTGTCGCAACGATCAGGCGTGACGAAGCGCCCGTTGACGATCGCTTAACCATGATCCACGCAAGGCTGCCGGGATCACGGAGGTTCGCTTTTGACGCGACGCGCGCATCTTACGGCCTTTTTCGGGCTCCTGCTGGCGGCCACCGTGGCTGGGCCGGCGGCTGCGCATCCGCATGTCTTCGTCAACGCCAAGGCCGAGATCGTCTTCGCGGCCGACGGTTCGGTCCAGGCGATCCGGCATCATTGGAGTTTCGATGAGGCCTATTCGGCCTATATCACCCAAGGCCTCGACAAGAACGGCGACGGCAAGCTGAGCTCGGACGAACTGGCTGAGCTCGCCAAGATCAATGTCGAATCGCTGCCCGATGTCGAGTTCTTCACTGCCGCCAAGCTCAACGGGCGCAAGCAGGAATTCGGCACGCCGGGCGAGCAGGTCATGTCCTTCGACAACAAGGTGCTGACGCTGGTCTTCACGCTGCCTTTGAAGACCCCGGCGAAGGCGCGCTCCTTCGGCATCGAGATCGGCGACCCCACCTATTTCGTCGCCTTCAGCATCGTCGACGCGCCCGACGCCGTCGTGACCAAGGACGCGCCGCAGGGCTGCGTGGTGCGGGTCAACCGCCCGCCCAAGCTCGACGACGCCACGCAGAAGCGCCTCGCCGAAGCCGACATCACCGCGACGCCCGATGTCAGCGGGCTCGAGATCGTGACGCGGGCGCTGGTGGCATGTCCGTGACTGCGACCGCTACAGCGCGCCCTGCCGGAGCCACGCTGTCGCGACGCCTGATCGCCTGCGCGCTGGCGCTGCTGCTGGTCGGGGGCATGGTTGCGCTGATCGCCCTGCTGATCGCGAGCGTCAGCCCGCCGCCTCCGCCCCCGCCGCGCAACCCTTTCGGCACCGCGCTGCCGCGCGAAGCGATGCCGTCGACGACCGGGTTCGGTGCGGTGCTGGTCGCCTGGCAATCGAGCTTCTATCGCGAGCTGACGGCGACGCTGAAAGCGATTGCGACCGCGCCGGGCGCGCTCTGGGGGCTGCTCGGGCTCTCCTTCGGCTATGGTGTCTTCCATGCGGCGGGGCCTGGCCACGGCAAGGCGGTGATCTCCGGTTATATCGTCGCCGATAATCGCAGCCTGAAGCGTGGCCTGGGCTTGAGTTTCGCCGCGGCGCTCCTGCAGGCCGTGGTCGCCATCGCGATCGTGACGGTGGCGACGCTGCTGCTGCGGGTGACCGCGATGCAGATGAACGCCGCGACGACCGTGATCGAGCAGGGCAGCTTCCTGCTGGTCGCGCTGGTCGGGCTGCTGATGCTCTGGCGCAAGGGGGGCGCGCTGGTCCGGCTGGAATCGGGCGGGGCGCATGATCCGGCGGCCTGCGACCATGTCCATATGCCTGATGCCGAGCAGGTCTCGCGACTTGCCGGCTGGCGGGACATGGCCGGAGTCATCGTTGCGGCCGGTGCGCGACCCTGTGCGGGCGCGCTTATCATCCTCGTCTTCGCCAATGCGCAAGGGCTGTTCTGGGCCGGTATCGCCGCGACCTTCGCCATGGCGCTGGGCACGGCGATCACCACCGGGGTGCTGGCCGCCTTCGCGGTGTTCTTCAAGTTCGCGGCGCTGAAATTTGCCGGGGGCGGTAGCCTGCGCTCGGCCCGCCTGATCGCCGGGCTTGAGCTTCTCGCCGCTGCCTTCGTCGCCGTGCTCGGCGCGGCGCTGTTCACCGGACTTTGGATGGGCGGGGCGGGGAGTTAGCAGCCAATCCCGACCTATAGCTGCCTAGCCGAATAGGCGTTTGAACGCGGTTGGATCGGCCGTGTGAAGGCGGGTCATTGCTTGGTTTGCATAAAACATGTCTGGCGATGCGAGGGCGGGAGTTATTACTGTGCGATATCCTGGATTGTCTTTGTCCAATTTATATATAACCAATCCTACCCCATGTATCGAGCAGAGTGCCTTCAGCCTACTTAAATCATCCTCGCCTATCGTTTCGGGCATGACGATGTAACTTTTATGGGAAAACAATCTATATGCTATAGCTTGACCAAAAGCAACCACAGGTTGACTAGGATCAATCTTTATTTCTGCAGTGATTATCTGAGGTTCAAATTTCAAGAAATAGGAAAAATCTGGCTTCAATATTCCAATAACATCGGGTGTTCCCCATTTTCCTTTTAGAATATTGCCTCCAACAACTACGGCTTCACTGACTTCTTCGGCGGTATCTTTTAGCCATTCTGCGAATGATAGGTAAAAATCTGACTCGATCAAATTCACTAATTTATTCTCTGAATCTACTATAGATACAATCTTCTCAGATTCGACTTTTTCGGCCTGTATAGCGACTTGAGACTCCGCGTCATTCTTTACAGATAGCTGATAAGTTCCTCTTGCCACCTTTATAATGTCGGGATTATTTACAAGCATGTGATGAACTGCGCCCTGTATCGAATTATGAGGTGTCTCAGGATTTTGCTGCTTTATAGCTGTCAGAATCTCGACCCATCTGATCCCACCTTGCGAGTTTGCAAGTATTTTCAAGCCAATTTCTTGAATTTGAATGCGGCTTAATTTCATTAATTCCCCCTTTTTATTTTGTCTTACTGCAATTTACCGCAGCGGATCGTTCTCCAGCAGGATCGGCTTGCCATGCGGCGTCGCTTCGGCAGCGCGGGTCCAGGAGGCGGCGAGCGCGTCGACGCCATCATGCGAGGTCAGTCCCTTCGCGATCAGCAGGTGCTCCAGCGCCTCGCACCAGCGCTCGTAATAATCCGAACCGTCGCGGCAGCCGCCGTCGGCCAGAGCCTCGCGGATTTCGGCGCCGAGCGCCTGTGCCCATTCGTCGGCGGTGAAGACGCCCTTGTTCTGGAGCTCGACGACCAGCGCGAAGGCCTGCGCCTGCCAGGGTTCGGCGAAGATCGGGCCTTCTGCATCGCGCGGGATCGGCGTATTCGCGGCGAGCGTTGCCGCCAGATCGGTCTCAGGCCGGCTCAAGATAGCTCTCCCAGGCCTCGATGCTGACGGTGGAGGTCGGATCGGCGTCGCGGCCCCAGAGCTCGCGGCCGTCGAACACGACTGTGTAGAGCCATTGCGCCGTTTCGGACTGTCCCTGCGCGCCGGTATCCGGGAAGACATGGCAGCCGATGATGCGCTCGATCACGCCGGTCTTGCCGCGGGCATAGCGCGGCAAGCGGGTGTGATGATGCGGGTGCATCACGATGGTGCGGACCTTGTCGCCGATGGCGAAGCGGGCCGGGGCCTCGGCCTTGCGTTCATAGGGGAAACCGCGACGCAGGACGCCTGCGACCTCTTCGCCCTTGAGCACGCGCTTCGGCTCGCGGCGCTGGGCTGAGGGCTTGCCGCTGGCGAGTTCGTCCGCGCTCAGGAAGCCGTGCTTGACCAGCACCTTGTCGAGCGCGGCGAGCCAGATCTCGTAATAGGTCGAGGAGAGGTATTGTGCCGGCGGCAGGCTCTCGCGGGCGTGGCGGATCTCGTCGATGCTCCAGGCGCCCATCGCCCCAGCCGCGACGTTGATCGCGAGCACGCGCTTCTCCCAGTCACCATGGAAGACCGGCTCGTTCGGCTCGGGAACGACCGGGCCGAAACCCATCTGGCCGCCGAGGTCGTGGGCGCTGTTCATGCCGCGTCCTCCACGCGGGGCAGGCCGGTGCCGATCATCGAATCGCGCGAGACGATGCTGGCGAGCTTCTCCTCGCTCCAGCCCTCGGTGCCGGCGGGCCGCATCGGGATGACGATGAAGCGGGTCTCGGCGGTCGAATCCCAGACGCGGACGCGCTGGCTCTCCGGCAGCGTCACGCCGAAATCGGCGATGGTGCCGCGCGGGTCGATCACCGCCTTGGCGCGGTAGGGCGGGGATTTGTACCAGACCGGCGGCAGCCCCAGCACCGGCCACGGATAGCAGGAGCAGAGCGTGCAGACGATCAGGTTGTGCTGCTCGGGCGTGTTGAAGCAGGCGACGATATGCTCGCCGCCGCGCCCGCCATAGCCGAGCTCGCCGACGGCCGCGGTGCCGTCCACCTTCAGGCGCTCGGCAAAGGCCGGGTCGGTCCAGGCTTTTGCGACGATGCGGGCGCCGTCGCGCGGGCCGATCTTCGTCTCGTAGGTGTCGATGATCGCGTCCAGCGCGGCCGGGTCGACATAGCCCTTCTCGACCATCAGCGTTTCCAGCGCCTTCACACGCGCCTCGATGGCGGTGAAGTGGTTGTCATGGTCGTGATCGTGGTGGTGATGTCCGCTCATGGCGGTCTCCTCTCAGGCGATCCGGATGCGGGCGGCGCGCTCGTAGCGCACCGCGAAGGCGACGAGCGAGCGGTCGGAGCCCTTCGGACCGATCAACGACAGGCCGAGCGGGGCGCCCTCGCGCTGCGCCACGGGGATCGTGACCTGTGGGAAGCCGGAGAGCCCTGCAAGGCAGAGCAGGCGCAGCGCCCGGTTGCGGAAATCCTCCAGCTCCGATTCCTTCGCGGCGATGAGCGGGGCGACGTCCGGCATGGTCGGCAGGATCAGCACGCCGTCCTGCCCGAGCAGGCGCGAGAGCCTGGTGCGGAAGGATTTCCTGGTGGATTCGCCCTTGGCGTATTCGGTGTCGGTCACGGCCTTCGAGAAGGCGAAGCGCTCCTTCACGCCCGGCCCGAGCGGCGGATTGAAGCGCTCGATCATCGGGCCATCGGACAGCCAGGCTTCGCGGCCCTGGATCCAGCGGAAGGCCCAATAAAGCGCGTCGAGATCGCGGACGAGCTTGACGCCCTCGGGCTGGCCGAGCGCGGGAATCGTGCGCTGCACGACATTGCGCAGGATGGTCTCGGCCTCGGGTACGGCCTGGGCGAACATGTCGTCAGCCATCAGGAGGCGTGGGGCTTCCGGCAGTTCGGTCTTGTCCGGGCCGAAGAGGGCATTGGCGACGCGGGCGAAGATGTCGCCGTCGCGGGCGAACCAGCCGGGCGTGTCGAGGCTTTCCGCCAATGGCCAGGCGCGCTTCAGCGAAAGCCGGCCATGGCTCGGCCGGATGCCGAAGAGGCCGCCATAGCTTGCGGGAGCGCGGACAGAGCCGCCCGTGTCGGAGCCGAGCGCGATATCGGCGAGGCGCCCGGCCACCGCGGCCATCGAGCCGCAGGACGAGCCGCCGGTGATGCGATCGGGCGCGGCCGGATTGATCGGCGAGCCGAAATGGGCGTTCTGGCCGTTGAGCGAGAAGGCGAGCTCATCGGTATGGGTCTTGCCGACGAAGCGGGCGCCGGCCTGGAGCAGGTCCTTCACGATCGGCGCGGTCTTGGTCTTGATGCCGGACTGCGCGAGTACCAGCGGCGAGCCCGCACCGGTCGGATAGCCCTTGATGTCGAAGAGGTCCTTGACCGCCAGCGTCAGGCCGGCAAGCGGGCCGGCGACGGCGTGCTTCACGGGCGCATCGGGATAGGGAACGAAGCAGCGGAACGGATCGTCGAAAGTCATCTGGCGTCAAATCCCCCTGGAATCGCCGTCGGAACGCGGGTCATGCGCGGCCTCGACCTGCCCCTTCGCGTGCTTCACCAGCATGCCGGCATGGCCGAAGCCTTCGCAATAGGCGCGGCCGCTTTCCGCGATCGGATGACCTGCGCTATCGAGTCGCTCAAGCAGCGACGGGTCGAAGCGGTTCTCGACCTTGAGGCTGGCCGAACCGGTGTCCCGGCCTTTGCCGAGGAGCCAGCGCGGCGCGTCGAGGGCCGTGGCGAGGCTTTGGCCGGCGCGGTAACGCGACAGGATCTGCGCCTGGACCTGCGGCTGACCGTCGCCGCCGGTCGCGCCATAAGGCAGGACGCGCCCGTCGTCGAAGCTGGCCAGGGCCGGGTTCAGGCTATGAAAGGGCTTGCGGCCGGGTGCGAGCGGATTGGTGGCATCCCTGTCCAGCGAGAAGGAGGCGTCGCGGCTCTGCCAGAGGATGCCGGTCGTCGGCAGCACGCAGCCGGAGCCGTAAGCCCGGCCGTTCGACTGGACATAGGAGACGGCGAGGCCCTTTCCATCGATCGCGCCCATCCAGACCGCGCCGCCATCGTCATCGCCGTCGCGCAGCGGCAGCTTCGCGGCCCGCTTCGCATCGATCGCTGCGACTTCGCGCATCAGCGCGGCATCGCTCAGGAAGTCGGCCGGCGGGTGGGAGAGATGGCTCGGGTCGGCGATATAGCGGTCGCGGATAATGAAGGCGCGCTTCGACGCCTCGATCAGGCCGTGATGCTGTTCGAAACTGTCGAGCCGTGCCTCGTCCAGCCGTTCGACGATGCCGAGGATCAGCAGCGAAGCAAGGCCTTGCGTCGGCGGCGGCAGATTGGCCACGCTGAGGCGGTGCAGCTTCAGCTTCAACGGCGTGACGGATCGCGCATCATAGCGTTCGAGGTCGGTGCGCGTGACGGGCGCGCCGATGCGTTCGAGATCGGCGGCGATCTCGCGGCCGACATCGCCGCGATAGAAATCCGAGAGCCCGGCATCGGCGAGCTGCTGCAGGGTGGCGCCGAGCGTCTCCGGCTTGCGGCGGGCGCCGGGCTTCGGCGGGGCGCCATCGACCCAGAAGCCCGAGAGAAAGCCGGGCGCGGCCTTCAGCGCCTCCAGCTCGTCGGGCTTGTTGCCGAGCTCGGAATCCGAGACCGCGTAGCCTTCGCGGCAATGGCTGATCGCATCCAGCAGCAATTCGCGCAGCGGCACGCGCCCGCCAAGCGAGCGTGAAAGCTCAAGCGCGAGCTGCCAGCCCGCGACAACGCCCGCGACGGTCAGCGCCGCCTCCGGCCCGCGCGAAGGCAGAAAGTCGTAGTCCTTGCCGCGATAGCGCTCGATCGTGGCAAACGTGCCGGCCGGGCCGCAGGCCTCGATGCCGTGCAGGCGGCCGCCAGGCTCATGCACCAGCCAGAAGCCATCGCCGCCGATGCCGTTGAGATGCGGGTAGACAACGGCGAGCGTCGCAGCCATCGCGACGACGGCCTCGATCGCATTGCCACCTTCGGCCAGAATGGCTCGGCCCGCCTCGGAGGCGAGACGATGAGGGGCCGCCACGGCGGCGGAAGCGAAGACAGGCGTATCCAGCATCAGGACTTTTCAAGCGCGGAGGTCATGCCCATCTGCGCGAAGGGCGCGAATTTGTTGCATGGGGCGGCAAGCTCCGCTAGGTGCGTGAGGCGCATGGCCGCGCAAGGCGGCCCGCGCATGAAGGAAGGACAGCATGGCCGGACGGCACACCAACTGGCGCAACCTGATCATGGTCACCTCGTTCGGGATTCTGATCGCCGTCGAACTCTTCGGCGTGGCGCTGGCGGCCGGCTGGGCATTGGCCGGCCTGTTCGAGCTCGGCACCATCTTCGAATACATCATGATGGCGATCTTCTCGGTCTTCGCCGGCTACGGCCTCGTCAACCTGATGCGCCGCATGCTCAAGATCGAGCATCTGACCGAGGTCGAT
Protein-coding sequences here:
- a CDS encoding DUF1007 family protein, coding for MTRRAHLTAFFGLLLAATVAGPAAAHPHVFVNAKAEIVFAADGSVQAIRHHWSFDEAYSAYITQGLDKNGDGKLSSDELAELAKINVESLPDVEFFTAAKLNGRKQEFGTPGEQVMSFDNKVLTLVFTLPLKTPAKARSFGIEIGDPTYFVAFSIVDAPDAVVTKDAPQGCVVRVNRPPKLDDATQKRLAEADITATPDVSGLEIVTRALVACP
- a CDS encoding nickel/cobalt transporter is translated as MSVTATATARPAGATLSRRLIACALALLLVGGMVALIALLIASVSPPPPPPPRNPFGTALPREAMPSTTGFGAVLVAWQSSFYRELTATLKAIATAPGALWGLLGLSFGYGVFHAAGPGHGKAVISGYIVADNRSLKRGLGLSFAAALLQAVVAIAIVTVATLLLRVTAMQMNAATTVIEQGSFLLVALVGLLMLWRKGGALVRLESGGAHDPAACDHVHMPDAEQVSRLAGWRDMAGVIVAAGARPCAGALIILVFANAQGLFWAGIAATFAMALGTAITTGVLAAFAVFFKFAALKFAGGGSLRSARLIAGLELLAAAFVAVLGAALFTGLWMGGAGS
- a CDS encoding nitrile hydratase accessory protein gives rise to the protein MSRPETDLAATLAANTPIPRDAEGPIFAEPWQAQAFALVVELQNKGVFTADEWAQALGAEIREALADGGCRDGSDYYERWCEALEHLLIAKGLTSHDGVDALAASWTRAAEATPHGKPILLENDPLR
- the nthB gene encoding nitrile hydratase subunit beta — its product is MNSAHDLGGQMGFGPVVPEPNEPVFHGDWEKRVLAINVAAGAMGAWSIDEIRHARESLPPAQYLSSTYYEIWLAALDKVLVKHGFLSADELASGKPSAQRREPKRVLKGEEVAGVLRRGFPYERKAEAPARFAIGDKVRTIVMHPHHHTRLPRYARGKTGVIERIIGCHVFPDTGAQGQSETAQWLYTVVFDGRELWGRDADPTSTVSIEAWESYLEPA
- the nthA gene encoding nitrile hydratase subunit alpha, encoding MSGHHHHDHDHDNHFTAIEARVKALETLMVEKGYVDPAALDAIIDTYETKIGPRDGARIVAKAWTDPAFAERLKVDGTAAVGELGYGGRGGEHIVACFNTPEQHNLIVCTLCSCYPWPVLGLPPVWYKSPPYRAKAVIDPRGTIADFGVTLPESQRVRVWDSTAETRFIVIPMRPAGTEGWSEEKLASIVSRDSMIGTGLPRVEDAA
- a CDS encoding amidase — encoded protein: MTFDDPFRCFVPYPDAPVKHAVAGPLAGLTLAVKDLFDIKGYPTGAGSPLVLAQSGIKTKTAPIVKDLLQAGARFVGKTHTDELAFSLNGQNAHFGSPINPAAPDRITGGSSCGSMAAVAGRLADIALGSDTGGSVRAPASYGGLFGIRPSHGRLSLKRAWPLAESLDTPGWFARDGDIFARVANALFGPDKTELPEAPRLLMADDMFAQAVPEAETILRNVVQRTIPALGQPEGVKLVRDLDALYWAFRWIQGREAWLSDGPMIERFNPPLGPGVKERFAFSKAVTDTEYAKGESTRKSFRTRLSRLLGQDGVLILPTMPDVAPLIAAKESELEDFRNRALRLLCLAGLSGFPQVTIPVAQREGAPLGLSLIGPKGSDRSLVAFAVRYERAARIRIA
- a CDS encoding gamma-glutamyltransferase family protein; amino-acid sequence: MLDTPVFASAAVAAPHRLASEAGRAILAEGGNAIEAVVAMAATLAVVYPHLNGIGGDGFWLVHEPGGRLHGIEACGPAGTFATIERYRGKDYDFLPSRGPEAALTVAGVVAGWQLALELSRSLGGRVPLRELLLDAISHCREGYAVSDSELGNKPDELEALKAAPGFLSGFWVDGAPPKPGARRKPETLGATLQQLADAGLSDFYRGDVGREIAADLERIGAPVTRTDLERYDARSVTPLKLKLHRLSVANLPPPTQGLASLLILGIVERLDEARLDSFEQHHGLIEASKRAFIIRDRYIADPSHLSHPPADFLSDAALMREVAAIDAKRAAKLPLRDGDDDGGAVWMGAIDGKGLAVSYVQSNGRAYGSGCVLPTTGILWQSRDASFSLDRDATNPLAPGRKPFHSLNPALASFDDGRVLPYGATGGDGQPQVQAQILSRYRAGQSLATALDAPRWLLGKGRDTGSASLKVENRFDPSLLERLDSAGHPIAESGRAYCEGFGHAGMLVKHAKGQVEAAHDPRSDGDSRGI